From a region of the Candidatus Brocadia sp. genome:
- a CDS encoding hydrazine oxidoreductase HzoA, which translates to MGKCWNWTLMSAFVGCCIIGVSASLMTKEAKAVEIITHWVPHEVYGQIGEPDNNGKVFFSGLGAKYMGYPKDSGAPPYPGKYSKFWKTLPAYRYYIPDYMYNRDEVRPSNPIKGTFQLEQCIACHSVMTPGIVRDYKKSAHSRAEPSPTGCDTCHGNNHQKLTMPSSKACGTSECHETQYSEQGQGGIGSHASCSSFAQVECAWSIERPPGDTAGCTFCHTSPEERCSTCHQRHQFDPKVARKSEQCKTCHWGKDHRDWEAYDIGLHGTVYQVNKWDPKQFDWDKKLADADYVGPTCQYCHMRGGHHNVQRFSTVYASMGMSMADRGAPIWKEKRDRWASVCDDCHSPRFAKENLQAMDESVKDAGLKYRETFQIAADLVKDGVADPMPKDLCPDWSGQHVWSLKIGAYHDDPAFGGKAGESGEFRMSNCSDIERLCFESVGYFQTYIYKGMAHGSWNDATYSDGSFGMDRWLVNVKQDASQARRLAALEKKVGITWVPESFWKTGEWLDQLTGPYIVKNHPGKTIFDLCPDPGWLDTHHAPAEEVEYINRKIKELGWKTGFEHKLQHHEEGHDPAARSQRLSPHE; encoded by the coding sequence ATGGGCAAATGTTGGAATTGGACTTTGATGTCGGCATTCGTTGGCTGTTGCATTATAGGTGTGTCGGCCAGTCTGATGACAAAAGAGGCAAAGGCAGTAGAAATTATCACTCACTGGGTACCGCACGAAGTATATGGACAGATAGGCGAGCCGGATAATAACGGTAAGGTGTTTTTCTCTGGTTTAGGTGCAAAATATATGGGATATCCTAAGGACTCTGGTGCGCCGCCTTATCCAGGAAAATATAGCAAATTCTGGAAGACGCTACCGGCATACCGTTATTACATCCCTGACTATATGTACAACAGGGATGAGGTAAGGCCGTCAAACCCGATTAAGGGTACGTTCCAGTTAGAGCAGTGTATTGCGTGCCACTCGGTTATGACCCCGGGTATTGTGAGGGATTATAAGAAGAGCGCGCACTCCAGGGCTGAACCAAGCCCGACGGGTTGCGATACCTGCCATGGCAATAATCACCAGAAGTTAACCATGCCGTCATCGAAGGCTTGCGGCACGAGCGAATGCCATGAGACACAGTATTCAGAGCAGGGCCAGGGTGGTATTGGTTCGCACGCTTCCTGTTCAAGCTTTGCTCAGGTAGAATGCGCATGGTCAATTGAAAGGCCGCCAGGAGACACCGCTGGTTGCACGTTCTGTCATACGAGTCCTGAAGAAAGGTGCAGCACCTGTCACCAGAGGCATCAGTTTGATCCGAAGGTTGCAAGGAAGTCAGAACAGTGCAAGACCTGCCACTGGGGTAAGGACCACAGGGACTGGGAGGCATATGATATCGGTCTCCATGGTACAGTATATCAGGTGAACAAGTGGGATCCCAAGCAGTTTGACTGGGACAAGAAGCTGGCTGATGCTGATTATGTTGGCCCAACCTGCCAGTATTGTCACATGAGGGGTGGTCATCATAACGTACAGAGGTTCAGCACGGTATATGCGAGTATGGGTATGTCGATGGCAGATCGTGGCGCGCCTATATGGAAAGAGAAGAGGGACCGTTGGGCATCAGTTTGCGACGATTGCCATTCACCACGGTTTGCAAAGGAAAACCTGCAGGCTATGGATGAATCAGTTAAGGATGCAGGTTTAAAGTATCGTGAGACATTTCAAATTGCAGCAGACCTTGTCAAGGATGGCGTTGCTGATCCTATGCCAAAAGATTTGTGTCCTGACTGGTCAGGTCAGCATGTATGGAGTTTGAAGATTGGCGCTTATCATGATGATCCGGCATTTGGTGGCAAGGCCGGTGAATCAGGTGAATTCAGGATGTCGAACTGCTCTGACATTGAGCGTCTGTGCTTCGAGAGCGTTGGATATTTCCAGACATACATTTACAAAGGTATGGCGCATGGTTCATGGAACGATGCTACGTACTCAGATGGTTCGTTTGGTATGGATCGTTGGTTGGTCAACGTGAAGCAGGACGCTTCTCAGGCGAGGAGACTTGCTGCTCTTGAGAAGAAGGTTGGCATTACCTGGGTTCCGGAGAGTTTCTGGAAGACGGGCGAATGGCTTGATCAGTTGACGGGTCCGTACATTGTAAAGAATCATCCTGGAAAGACCATATTTGATCTGTGTCCTGACCCAGGTTGGTTAGATACGCACCATGCTCCTGCTGAGGAAGTTGAGTACATCAACAGGAAGATAAAAGAACTCGGCTGGAAGACCGGCTTTGAGCATAAACTTCAACACCATGAAGAGGGACATGATCCTGCAGCAAGGTCTCAGAGATTATCACCACACGAATAA